Sequence from the Christiangramia fulva genome:
GGATATCCATCCAGCCTCCTGAATGGCGTGTATGCCCTTGCCAATAAGGATTACCGCCAAAAGGGTAATTACCCAGGAAGAATATCTGAAAAGTTGCCTGACCGGTATTTTTTTTGAATATTTTAGGAAAAGAAAGGCAAGCAATGCAATCAGTACGAAAGCCGCCAACACTCCAAATCCGATAGATGATTGGTCTCCGGTTTGGGTTTCCAATCCAATCGCCTGGAGAAAAAGGATGGATTCAAAAGCTTCGCGGAAAACCACCATAAATGAAAAGAATGCCAGCCCGATCATTCTTTCCTCTTTCAATTGTGCACCCACCTTTTTTTCAATAAACCCTTTCCATTTTTTTGAGTGGGAATGGTTATGAAGCCAAAAGCCAACAAAGGCAAGAACAATTACCGCTATCAAGGAAATCATTCCTTCCATTACCTCCCTGTTCTGTCCGCTAATATCAATAATCCAATCTGAAAGAAACCATCCTGCTACCCCCATTAAAATAGCGATTATCCAGCCACCGTGTATATAAGTCAAAGCTTTTTTTGCCCCTGGTGTACTACGGATGAGTGCCAGGATAAGTGCAATGATTAAAAATGCTTCCAGTCCTTCCCTTAGCATAATGGATGCGGCTAAAAAGAAGGACAGCCAGTAATTGAGCTTTTCATCATTCATCATCTTTTCGGCAGTGCCAATTTTTGAGAGAGCCTTATTTATTTTATTTTCGACCTCATTTGTGTTTTTACCTTGTTCGATCGCCTGCCTTACGTCCATCATTTTTTGCTCTAGTTGAGAAGTAAATTCGGGATCATTGGCTTTTAGTCGCACTTCTACAGGTTCAATCCCTTCTAAATAGGCGGCCAGGGCTTTTTGTCGGGCTTCGTTTTTATTGCCATTTTTATAGCTGGACAATGCTTGATGAAGATAATCCCTTGCGATAGTCAGGCTGGACTGCGATAGTTTTCCCGAAGGGGAAAAAATCCTTAAAGCTTTCAGCTTTTTTTGTCCCTGTATATCTGAACCGAGCTTATTCAATAATTCATTATCAGATAGGGTGGCAACATCTTTTAGGGAGATGTTACCATATTCTTGATCGATTATTTTTTTCAGGGATACGGAATCTGTTTTTTGTTTTTGAAACCGCAATGATTTTACGTAAAAGGCCAAATCCCAGGCCTCCTTATCGGTCAGTTCAGTGAATGCCCGCATCGCTGTTCCCTCCACGCCCAGTTTTACCGTATTATAGGCTTCAAACGGGGATAGGTCCGCCATTAGGGAATC
This genomic interval carries:
- a CDS encoding FTR1 family protein codes for the protein MAVSDGEILDEAEYAEMQEFSAKIYDLAKSLNLSSESGESILSDLKNLKSLVQYKAPGNKINDLAEKAKWAIIKATGYEVAPLNWPDNANGQSLYLQNCVQCHGPKGAGNGSLANGLKPAPANFLNDSLMADLSPFEAYNTVKLGVEGTAMRAFTELTDKEAWDLAFYVKSLRFQKQKTDSVSLKKIIDQEYGNISLKDVATLSDNELLNKLGSDIQGQKKLKALRIFSPSGKLSQSSLTIARDYLHQALSSYKNGNKNEARQKALAAYLEGIEPVEVRLKANDPEFTSQLEQKMMDVRQAIEQGKNTNEVENKINKALSKIGTAEKMMNDEKLNYWLSFFLAASIMLREGLEAFLIIALILALIRSTPGAKKALTYIHGGWIIAILMGVAGWFLSDWIIDISGQNREVMEGMISLIAVIVLAFVGFWLHNHSHSKKWKGFIEKKVGAQLKEERMIGLAFFSFMVVFREAFESILFLQAIGLETQTGDQSSIGFGVLAAFVLIALLAFLFLKYSKKIPVRQLFRYSSWVITLLAVILIGKGIHAIQEAGWISITGFSFFPKIEWLGVYPTSETLVGQLILFTLLLILYFISNHKNKATINLG